The Vicia villosa cultivar HV-30 ecotype Madison, WI linkage group LG1, Vvil1.0, whole genome shotgun sequence genome includes a region encoding these proteins:
- the LOC131603637 gene encoding uncharacterized protein LOC131603637, with translation MLPGVECARRRRLHQSRGKEGGYGDSTTRRSFCLYTRNLQSTTSSSKPSLLERSVLKQKQSLIDEKLGGSAREAKRRLDEKLKASMKSEENQQQKRKSIFGGLLRQFKS, from the exons ATGCTTCCAGGAGTTGAATGTGCTAGAAGGAGACGGTTGCATCAAAGCAGAGGAAAAGAAGGAGGATATGGTGATTCCACAACAAGACGCTCATTCTGTTTATACACAAGAAACCTTCAATCTACTACTTCCTCATCAAAACCTTCTTTACTG GAAAGAAGCGTGTTAAAGCAGAAACAGTCATTGATTGATGAGAAACTGGGAGGATCAGCAAGAGAAGCCAAACGGAGATTAGATGAGAAGCTTAAAGCAAGTATGAAGTCAGAAGAAAATCAACAACAGAAAAGAAAAAGTATTTTTGGTGGTTTATTGCGGCAGTTTAAATCTTAA